The DNA sequence GTCGCGCTGCAGGCGGTGCCGGAAGCCGGCATCTTCGGCCGCATCTGGGACTCGATCCTGCTGATGTTCAGCAAGAAGAAGTAAGCGCGACGGGCCTTTGTTTCCACGACTTCATCCCCATCTGATATCGCCATGAGCCAAGCCGAATTCGAACCGATCGTGTACCTCAGCGTGTCGTCGCAGGAGGAGCTGGTGCCGCTGTCGCAAGCGCGCGTGCCGGTGCTCGACCGCGGGTTCATCTTCGGCGACGGCGTGTATGAAGTCGTGCCCGTCTACGCGCACGACGGCGCGCACGTGCCGTTCCGGATCGATCAGCATCTGGAGCGGCTCGCGCGCAGCCTGAAGAAGATCGGCATCGACGATCCGCACGACGCGCCCGGCTGGCGCGCGCTGATCGAGCGCGTGGTCGAGGCGAACGCGCCCGGCCTCGGCGACGGCCATGCGCTCGTCTACCTGCAGGTCACGCGCGGCGTCGCGAAGCGCGGCCATGCGTTCCCGGCGCACGCGGTGCCCACCGTGTTCGCGATGACGAGCCCGCTGCGCCTGCCGTCGGCGGACGAGCGCGCGCGCGGCGTGCGCTGCGTGACGGCCGAGGATCGCCGCTGGCTGCATTGCGACATCAAGTCGATCTCGCTGCTCGGCAACGTGCTGATGGCGCAGCATGCGGCGGAGCGCGACGCGTTCGAGACGATTCAGTTGCGCGACGGCAACGTGACCGAAGGATCGTCGTCGAACGTCTGGATCGTGAAGAACGGCGAGCTGTTCGCGCCGCCGCGCAGCAACAGGATTCTCGAAGGCATCCGCTACGCGCTGCTCGAGCAGCTGGCCGACGAATGCGAAGTGCGGTTCGTCGCGC is a window from the Burkholderia vietnamiensis LMG 10929 genome containing:
- a CDS encoding D-amino acid aminotransferase — translated: MSQAEFEPIVYLSVSSQEELVPLSQARVPVLDRGFIFGDGVYEVVPVYAHDGAHVPFRIDQHLERLARSLKKIGIDDPHDAPGWRALIERVVEANAPGLGDGHALVYLQVTRGVAKRGHAFPAHAVPTVFAMTSPLRLPSADERARGVRCVTAEDRRWLHCDIKSISLLGNVLMAQHAAERDAFETIQLRDGNVTEGSSSNVWIVKNGELFAPPRSNRILEGIRYALLEQLADECEVRFVAREISEVELRAADEIMLTSATKEILPVTSLDDLPVHGGTPGPVFAALYDAYQRAKAREFEQFDLTRRK